The Streptomyces nigra genome includes the window CGGTCACCGGGTCTCCTCCCAGCGCTGCTGGAGGTGGTTCATCCCGGCCAGCCAGCGGTCGGGGGCGGCGGCCCGCGTCTCGTAGTACCCGGCGACCTCGGGGTGCGGGAGGATCAGGAAGCGGTCCTCCTCCATGCCCTTGAACAGGGCGTCCGCCACGTCCTCGGGGGCGATGGCGGTGGGCTTCAGCACCAGGTCGCCGGCGCTGCCGGTGGCGTCCAGCATGTCGGTGCGCACGCCCTGCGGGCAGATGGCGTGGACCTTGATCCCGCGGTGCCGGTACGTCAGCGCCAGGTATTCGGCGAAGGCGAGGGCGCCGTGCTTGGTGACGGCGTAGGGAGCGGCGCCGATCATGGTGAGCAGCCCGGCGGCCGACACGGTGGAGACGAAACGGCCGTTGCCGCGCTCCAGCCAGTCGGGCAGCAGGGCCTGGGCGGCCCGCACCTGGGCCATGACGTTGACGTCCCAGGACGTCGCCCACGCCCGCTCGTCGAGCGGTGCGCCGGGGTCGTCCCCGGCGAAGGCGACGCCCGCGTTGGCGCACCAGACGTCGATCGTGCCGCCGAGCGCGTCACGGGCCTCGGCGACGATCGCCGAGGCGTCGCCGGGGACGGCGAGGCCGCCGATCTCCCCCGCGACCGCCCGCGCCTTCACGGCGTCCAGGTCGTTGACGGCGACCCGGGCCCCGGCGGCCGCGAACCGCCGGGCCAGCGCGGCGCCGATGCCCCCTCCGGCCCCGGTGACGACGACTGCGGCGTCCTGCACGGCTTGCACCATCGGTCTCCTTCGACTGCGGCTCCTGGCGGAGTCAGACTAACCGGTCGGTATGTTCGAGGGAAGGGCTGTGAAAGGGCTTGCGCCACCCGGCTCCGGCACCTTCCCTGCGCTCCGCACGGGCAATACGGTGCACCCCATGCGCCTCTCCAGACGAGCTCTTCTCGCAGCGACCACGGCGGCGACAGCGGCCTCCGTCTCCTCCCCGGCCTCGGCGGCACCGCGCGCCACGCGGCTGCGCACCGGTTTCGAACGGCTCGCGGCGGAC containing:
- a CDS encoding SDR family oxidoreductase — translated: MVQAVQDAAVVVTGAGGGIGAALARRFAAAGARVAVNDLDAVKARAVAGEIGGLAVPGDASAIVAEARDALGGTIDVWCANAGVAFAGDDPGAPLDERAWATSWDVNVMAQVRAAQALLPDWLERGNGRFVSTVSAAGLLTMIGAAPYAVTKHGALAFAEYLALTYRHRGIKVHAICPQGVRTDMLDATGSAGDLVLKPTAIAPEDVADALFKGMEEDRFLILPHPEVAGYYETRAAAPDRWLAGMNHLQQRWEETR